The bacterium DNA window GCGGGCGCGGGAACACGCCGGGATCCTGGAAGGAAAGGACCCGGTGATGGGGGTGAAGGCGCGCGCCAACCTGATCCCGGAGGACCAGAGAGCGCAGCTCTGGGAGAGGGTGGTCGAGGAGTACCCTGATCGATCTCTCGCCTGGTACGAAGGCTGAGACGGCTTCTTCGGCTTGGGGAATCTCGACCGGGCCGCCGAGTGCGTCGACAAGGCGCTGGCGATGGATCCCGGGCGGAACGACATCCTGCTGGGTCTGAGCACGGCCTTTGTCATGGCCGGGAACCTGGACCGGGCGGAGGCGCTCGTCCGGCGCTACCTCGAGATGGACCCACCCCTTCCCCTGAAGGCGTTCGCTTGGGCGCGGCTCGGACAACTCGAGCAACGCCAGGGGAATCTGCCCGAGGGAGAAAAGCTGATGAACGCGGCGGCGGCCATGGACCCCCATCTCTGGCGCGGGTTCATGCCGCCGCCGG harbors:
- a CDS encoding tetratricopeptide repeat protein, with amino-acid sequence MGNLDRAAECVDKALAMDPGRNDILLGLSTAFVMAGNLDRAEALVRRYLEMDPPLPLKAFAWARLGQLEQRQGNLPEGEKLMNAAAAMDPHLWRGFMPPPAEIFTRP